In Balaenoptera acutorostrata chromosome 19, mBalAcu1.1, whole genome shotgun sequence, the following proteins share a genomic window:
- the HAUS5 gene encoding HAUS augmin-like complex subunit 5 isoform X6, producing the protein MELSQQARELGCWAAEEMEAPVAARAPESTLRRLCLGQGADIWAYVLRHVHSQRNVKKIRGNLLWYGHQDSPEARRKLKLEAAVAHLRAEILELDQSLELLERETEAQDMAMEQGLQSMQDTQRRALLLRAQAGAMRRQQRGLQGPMQQLQNQLKHLQDIERKAKVDINFGPLTSAALSLEPVVLGDVRTACSLRTQFLQKLLMPRAKGGSIPTPRDDLFGTSYQQWLSSVETLLTNHPPGHVLAALEHLAAEREAEIQSLCSVDELQDTEIASSQAPDQPNSSQALPSMVHLIQEGWQSVAALVTQRGPLLEDHQILTRHLQGLMEDMERCTVGSSERQALVLGIRSSALWAELKALRAMSQELEEASGQRQLLLQELQAKQQRILHWRQLVEETQEQVRLLIKGNSASKTSLCRSPGEVLALVQQKVVPTSEMVAPQSQELLRCLEEEAQHLPHLLLGTLLRHSPEGLQPLPTVLPSIHQLHPASPRGSSLIVLSHTLGLPAGKAPELLLPKAASLRQDLLFLQDQRSLRCWYLLHMKTSLPPGPSTQELLQIRASQEKEQKENLGRALKRLESLLKRALKRIPELQGVVGDWWEQPGQAALSGELCQGLSLPQWQLRWIQAQGALQQLCR; encoded by the exons ATGGAGTTATCGCAGCAAGCGCGGGAACTGGGCTGCTGGGCGGCGGAAGAGATGGAGGCGCCCGTGGCCGCCCGGGCCCCGGAGTCGACGCTGCGCAG GCTGTGTCTGGGCCAGGGGGCCGATATCTGGGCCTACGTCTTGCGGCATGTGCACAGCCAGAG GAATGTCAAGAAGATCCGAGGAAACCTGCTCTG GTATGGCCACCAGGACAGTCCCGAG GCCCGTCGGAAGCTGAAGCTGGAAGCCGCTGTTGCCCACCTGCGGGCAGAGATCCTGGAGTTAGACCAGAGCCTGGAGCTGCTGGAGcgagagactgaggctcagg acatggccatggagcaggGCCTACAGAGCATGCAAGACACCCAGCGTCGTGCTCTCCTCCTCCGGGCCCAAGCTGGGGCCATGCGAAGACAGCAGCGTGGGCTCCAAGGTCCCATGCAGCAGCTGCAGAATCAGCTCAAGCATTTGCAGGACATAGAGAG GAAGGCCAAAGTGGATATAAACTTTGGACCCTTGACATCAGCAGCCCTGagcctggagcctgtggtccTG GGCGATGTCCGAACGGCCTGCAGCCTCCGGACCCAGTTCCTGCAGAAGCTCCTGATGCCTCGGGCCAAGGGAGGCAGCATTCC AACCCCTCGAGATGATCTCTTTGGAACTTCCTACCAGCAGTGGCTTAGCTCAGTGGAG ACACTGCTGACAAACCACCCTCCGGGCCATGTCCTGGCTGCCTTGGAGCATCTGGCTGCAGAGCGGGAGGCAGAGATCCAGTCCCTGTGCAGTGTGGATGAGCTCCAAGATACAGAGATAGCCAG ctcccaggccccagaCCAGCCCAACTCCAGCCAGGCCCTGCCGTCCATGGTGCATCTCATCCAG GAGGGCTGGCAGTCTGTGGCTGCACTGGTCACCCAGCGGGGCCCCCTCCTGGAGGACCATCAAATCCTGACCCGGCATCTCCAGGGCCTGATGGAGGACATGGAGAGATGTACCGTGGGATCCAGCGAGAG GCAGGCATTGGTGCTGGGGATCCGGAGCTCTGCCCTGTGGGCAGAACTCAAGGCCCTGCGTGCCATGAGCCAGGAGCTAGAGGAGGCTTCTGGGCAGCGGCAGCTTCTGCTCCAGGAGCTACAGGCCAAACAGCAGCGGATCCTGCACTGGCGCCAACTGGTG GAGGAGACGCAGGAACAGGTCCGCCTGCTCATCAAGGGCAACTCAGCCAGCAAGACGAGCCTGTGCCGGAGCCCTGGGGAG GTGCTAGCTTTGGTTCAGCAAAAAGTGGTCCCCACATCTGAGATGGTAGCACCACAGAGCCAGGAGCTGCTTCGGTGTCTAGAGGAGGAAGCCCAGCATCTGCCCCATCTTCTGCTGGGCACCCTGCTGCGGCACAGCCCTGAAGG GTTGCAGCCCCTCCCTACGGTCCTGCCATCCATCCACCAGCTGCATCCTGCATCCCCAAGAGGCTCCAGCCTCATAGTGTTGAGCCACACACTGGGGCTGCCCGCAGGGAAG gCTCCGGAGCTGCTCCTCCCGAAGGCTGCCTCTCTTCGCCAGGACCTTCTGTTCCTCCAGGACCAGCGAAGTCTCCGATGCTGGTATCTGCTCCACATGAAGACCAGCCTGCCGCCAGGACCATCCACCCAGG AGCTGCTGCAGATCCGGGCATCCCAGGAAAAGGAGCAGAAAGAGAACCTGGGGCGGGCTCTGAAGCGCCTGGAGAGCCTGCTGAAACGAGCACTGAAGCGAATCCCCGAGCTGCAGGGAGTTGTGGGGGACTG GTGGGAGCAGCCGGGGCAAGCCGCCCTCTCCGGGGAGCTCTGCCAAGGCCTGTCCCTGCCCCAGTGGCAGCTACGCTGGATCCAGGCCCAAGGCGCCCTGCAGCAGCTGTGCAGATGA
- the HAUS5 gene encoding HAUS augmin-like complex subunit 5 isoform X2 yields the protein MELSQQARELGCWAAEEMEAPVAARAPESTLRRLCLGQGADIWAYVLRHVHSQRNVKKIRGNLLWYGHQDSPEARRKLKLEAAVAHLRAEILELDQSLELLERETEAQGDPWGWIDGQQIEVKESTDGRPCSSHRHGHGAGPTEHARHPASCSPPPGPSWGHAKTAAWAPRSHAAAAESAQAFAGHREEPQPQLHSSPQEGQSGYKLWTLDISSPEPGACGPGRCPNGLQPPDPVPAEAPDASGQGRQHSTLLTNHPPGHVLAALEHLAAEREAEIQSLCSVDELQDTEIASSQAPDQPNSSQALPSMVHLIQEGWQSVAALVTQRGPLLEDHQILTRHLQGLMEDMERCTVGSSERQALVLGIRSSALWAELKALRAMSQELEEASGQRQLLLQELQAKQQRILHWRQLVEETQEQVRLLIKGNSASKTSLCRSPGEVLALVQQKVVPTSEMVAPQSQELLRCLEEEAQHLPHLLLGTLLRHSPEGLQPLPTVLPSIHQLHPASPRGSSLIVLSHTLGLPAGKAPELLLPKAASLRQDLLFLQDQRSLRCWYLLHMKTSLPPGPSTQELLQIRASQEKEQKENLGRALKRLESLLKRALKRIPELQGVVGDWWEQPGQAALSGELCQGLSLPQWQLRWIQAQGALQQLCR from the exons ATGGAGTTATCGCAGCAAGCGCGGGAACTGGGCTGCTGGGCGGCGGAAGAGATGGAGGCGCCCGTGGCCGCCCGGGCCCCGGAGTCGACGCTGCGCAG GCTGTGTCTGGGCCAGGGGGCCGATATCTGGGCCTACGTCTTGCGGCATGTGCACAGCCAGAG GAATGTCAAGAAGATCCGAGGAAACCTGCTCTG GTATGGCCACCAGGACAGTCCCGAG GCCCGTCGGAAGCTGAAGCTGGAAGCCGCTGTTGCCCACCTGCGGGCAGAGATCCTGGAGTTAGACCAGAGCCTGGAGCTGCTGGAGcgagagactgaggctcagggtgaCCCATGGGGCTGGATAGATGGGCAGCAGATCGAGGTTAAGGAAAGTACTGATGGCCGCCCCTGTTCCTCTCACAgacatggccatggagcaggGCCTACAGAGCATGCAAGACACCCAGCGTCGTGCTCTCCTCCTCCGGGCCCAAGCTGGGGCCATGCGAAGACAGCAGCGTGGGCTCCAAGGTCCCATGCAGCAGCTGCAGAATCAGCTCAAGCATTTGCAGGACATAGAGAG gAACCTCAGCCCCAACTGCACTCCTCTCCCCAGGAAGGCCAAAGTGGATATAAACTTTGGACCCTTGACATCAGCAGCCCTGagcctggagcctgtggtccTG GGCGATGTCCGAACGGCCTGCAGCCTCCGGACCCAGTTCCTGCAGAAGCTCCTGATGCCTCGGGCCAAGGGAGGCAGCATTCC ACACTGCTGACAAACCACCCTCCGGGCCATGTCCTGGCTGCCTTGGAGCATCTGGCTGCAGAGCGGGAGGCAGAGATCCAGTCCCTGTGCAGTGTGGATGAGCTCCAAGATACAGAGATAGCCAG ctcccaggccccagaCCAGCCCAACTCCAGCCAGGCCCTGCCGTCCATGGTGCATCTCATCCAG GAGGGCTGGCAGTCTGTGGCTGCACTGGTCACCCAGCGGGGCCCCCTCCTGGAGGACCATCAAATCCTGACCCGGCATCTCCAGGGCCTGATGGAGGACATGGAGAGATGTACCGTGGGATCCAGCGAGAG GCAGGCATTGGTGCTGGGGATCCGGAGCTCTGCCCTGTGGGCAGAACTCAAGGCCCTGCGTGCCATGAGCCAGGAGCTAGAGGAGGCTTCTGGGCAGCGGCAGCTTCTGCTCCAGGAGCTACAGGCCAAACAGCAGCGGATCCTGCACTGGCGCCAACTGGTG GAGGAGACGCAGGAACAGGTCCGCCTGCTCATCAAGGGCAACTCAGCCAGCAAGACGAGCCTGTGCCGGAGCCCTGGGGAG GTGCTAGCTTTGGTTCAGCAAAAAGTGGTCCCCACATCTGAGATGGTAGCACCACAGAGCCAGGAGCTGCTTCGGTGTCTAGAGGAGGAAGCCCAGCATCTGCCCCATCTTCTGCTGGGCACCCTGCTGCGGCACAGCCCTGAAGG GTTGCAGCCCCTCCCTACGGTCCTGCCATCCATCCACCAGCTGCATCCTGCATCCCCAAGAGGCTCCAGCCTCATAGTGTTGAGCCACACACTGGGGCTGCCCGCAGGGAAG gCTCCGGAGCTGCTCCTCCCGAAGGCTGCCTCTCTTCGCCAGGACCTTCTGTTCCTCCAGGACCAGCGAAGTCTCCGATGCTGGTATCTGCTCCACATGAAGACCAGCCTGCCGCCAGGACCATCCACCCAGG AGCTGCTGCAGATCCGGGCATCCCAGGAAAAGGAGCAGAAAGAGAACCTGGGGCGGGCTCTGAAGCGCCTGGAGAGCCTGCTGAAACGAGCACTGAAGCGAATCCCCGAGCTGCAGGGAGTTGTGGGGGACTG GTGGGAGCAGCCGGGGCAAGCCGCCCTCTCCGGGGAGCTCTGCCAAGGCCTGTCCCTGCCCCAGTGGCAGCTACGCTGGATCCAGGCCCAAGGCGCCCTGCAGCAGCTGTGCAGATGA
- the HAUS5 gene encoding HAUS augmin-like complex subunit 5 isoform X1, protein MELSQQARELGCWAAEEMEAPVAARAPESTLRRLCLGQGADIWAYVLRHVHSQRNVKKIRGNLLWYGHQDSPEARRKLKLEAAVAHLRAEILELDQSLELLERETEAQGDPWGWIDGQQIEVKESTDGRPCSSHRHGHGAGPTEHARHPASCSPPPGPSWGHAKTAAWAPRSHAAAAESAQAFAGHREEPQPQLHSSPQEGQSGYKLWTLDISSPEPGACGPGRCPNGLQPPDPVPAEAPDASGQGRQHSTLLTNHPPGHVLAALEHLAAEREAEIQSLCSVDELQDTEIASSAPILSSQAPDQPNSSQALPSMVHLIQEGWQSVAALVTQRGPLLEDHQILTRHLQGLMEDMERCTVGSSERQALVLGIRSSALWAELKALRAMSQELEEASGQRQLLLQELQAKQQRILHWRQLVEETQEQVRLLIKGNSASKTSLCRSPGEVLALVQQKVVPTSEMVAPQSQELLRCLEEEAQHLPHLLLGTLLRHSPEGLQPLPTVLPSIHQLHPASPRGSSLIVLSHTLGLPAGKAPELLLPKAASLRQDLLFLQDQRSLRCWYLLHMKTSLPPGPSTQELLQIRASQEKEQKENLGRALKRLESLLKRALKRIPELQGVVGDWWEQPGQAALSGELCQGLSLPQWQLRWIQAQGALQQLCR, encoded by the exons ATGGAGTTATCGCAGCAAGCGCGGGAACTGGGCTGCTGGGCGGCGGAAGAGATGGAGGCGCCCGTGGCCGCCCGGGCCCCGGAGTCGACGCTGCGCAG GCTGTGTCTGGGCCAGGGGGCCGATATCTGGGCCTACGTCTTGCGGCATGTGCACAGCCAGAG GAATGTCAAGAAGATCCGAGGAAACCTGCTCTG GTATGGCCACCAGGACAGTCCCGAG GCCCGTCGGAAGCTGAAGCTGGAAGCCGCTGTTGCCCACCTGCGGGCAGAGATCCTGGAGTTAGACCAGAGCCTGGAGCTGCTGGAGcgagagactgaggctcagggtgaCCCATGGGGCTGGATAGATGGGCAGCAGATCGAGGTTAAGGAAAGTACTGATGGCCGCCCCTGTTCCTCTCACAgacatggccatggagcaggGCCTACAGAGCATGCAAGACACCCAGCGTCGTGCTCTCCTCCTCCGGGCCCAAGCTGGGGCCATGCGAAGACAGCAGCGTGGGCTCCAAGGTCCCATGCAGCAGCTGCAGAATCAGCTCAAGCATTTGCAGGACATAGAGAG gAACCTCAGCCCCAACTGCACTCCTCTCCCCAGGAAGGCCAAAGTGGATATAAACTTTGGACCCTTGACATCAGCAGCCCTGagcctggagcctgtggtccTG GGCGATGTCCGAACGGCCTGCAGCCTCCGGACCCAGTTCCTGCAGAAGCTCCTGATGCCTCGGGCCAAGGGAGGCAGCATTCC ACACTGCTGACAAACCACCCTCCGGGCCATGTCCTGGCTGCCTTGGAGCATCTGGCTGCAGAGCGGGAGGCAGAGATCCAGTCCCTGTGCAGTGTGGATGAGCTCCAAGATACAGAGATAGCCAG CTCGGCCCCTAttctcagctcccaggccccagaCCAGCCCAACTCCAGCCAGGCCCTGCCGTCCATGGTGCATCTCATCCAG GAGGGCTGGCAGTCTGTGGCTGCACTGGTCACCCAGCGGGGCCCCCTCCTGGAGGACCATCAAATCCTGACCCGGCATCTCCAGGGCCTGATGGAGGACATGGAGAGATGTACCGTGGGATCCAGCGAGAG GCAGGCATTGGTGCTGGGGATCCGGAGCTCTGCCCTGTGGGCAGAACTCAAGGCCCTGCGTGCCATGAGCCAGGAGCTAGAGGAGGCTTCTGGGCAGCGGCAGCTTCTGCTCCAGGAGCTACAGGCCAAACAGCAGCGGATCCTGCACTGGCGCCAACTGGTG GAGGAGACGCAGGAACAGGTCCGCCTGCTCATCAAGGGCAACTCAGCCAGCAAGACGAGCCTGTGCCGGAGCCCTGGGGAG GTGCTAGCTTTGGTTCAGCAAAAAGTGGTCCCCACATCTGAGATGGTAGCACCACAGAGCCAGGAGCTGCTTCGGTGTCTAGAGGAGGAAGCCCAGCATCTGCCCCATCTTCTGCTGGGCACCCTGCTGCGGCACAGCCCTGAAGG GTTGCAGCCCCTCCCTACGGTCCTGCCATCCATCCACCAGCTGCATCCTGCATCCCCAAGAGGCTCCAGCCTCATAGTGTTGAGCCACACACTGGGGCTGCCCGCAGGGAAG gCTCCGGAGCTGCTCCTCCCGAAGGCTGCCTCTCTTCGCCAGGACCTTCTGTTCCTCCAGGACCAGCGAAGTCTCCGATGCTGGTATCTGCTCCACATGAAGACCAGCCTGCCGCCAGGACCATCCACCCAGG AGCTGCTGCAGATCCGGGCATCCCAGGAAAAGGAGCAGAAAGAGAACCTGGGGCGGGCTCTGAAGCGCCTGGAGAGCCTGCTGAAACGAGCACTGAAGCGAATCCCCGAGCTGCAGGGAGTTGTGGGGGACTG GTGGGAGCAGCCGGGGCAAGCCGCCCTCTCCGGGGAGCTCTGCCAAGGCCTGTCCCTGCCCCAGTGGCAGCTACGCTGGATCCAGGCCCAAGGCGCCCTGCAGCAGCTGTGCAGATGA
- the HAUS5 gene encoding HAUS augmin-like complex subunit 5 isoform X4: MELSQQARELGCWAAEEMEAPVAARAPESTLRRLCLGQGADIWAYVLRHVHSQRNVKKIRGNLLWYGHQDSPEARRKLKLEAAVAHLRAEILELDQSLELLERETEAQGDPWGWIDGQQIEVKESTDGRPCSSHRHGHGAGPTEHARHPASCSPPPGPSWGHAKTAAWAPRSHAAAAESAQAFAGHREEGQSGYKLWTLDISSPEPGACGPGRCPNGLQPPDPVPAEAPDASGQGRQHSTLLTNHPPGHVLAALEHLAAEREAEIQSLCSVDELQDTEIASSAPILSSQAPDQPNSSQALPSMVHLIQEGWQSVAALVTQRGPLLEDHQILTRHLQGLMEDMERCTVGSSERQALVLGIRSSALWAELKALRAMSQELEEASGQRQLLLQELQAKQQRILHWRQLVEETQEQVRLLIKGNSASKTSLCRSPGEVLALVQQKVVPTSEMVAPQSQELLRCLEEEAQHLPHLLLGTLLRHSPEGLQPLPTVLPSIHQLHPASPRGSSLIVLSHTLGLPAGKAPELLLPKAASLRQDLLFLQDQRSLRCWYLLHMKTSLPPGPSTQELLQIRASQEKEQKENLGRALKRLESLLKRALKRIPELQGVVGDWWEQPGQAALSGELCQGLSLPQWQLRWIQAQGALQQLCR, translated from the exons ATGGAGTTATCGCAGCAAGCGCGGGAACTGGGCTGCTGGGCGGCGGAAGAGATGGAGGCGCCCGTGGCCGCCCGGGCCCCGGAGTCGACGCTGCGCAG GCTGTGTCTGGGCCAGGGGGCCGATATCTGGGCCTACGTCTTGCGGCATGTGCACAGCCAGAG GAATGTCAAGAAGATCCGAGGAAACCTGCTCTG GTATGGCCACCAGGACAGTCCCGAG GCCCGTCGGAAGCTGAAGCTGGAAGCCGCTGTTGCCCACCTGCGGGCAGAGATCCTGGAGTTAGACCAGAGCCTGGAGCTGCTGGAGcgagagactgaggctcagggtgaCCCATGGGGCTGGATAGATGGGCAGCAGATCGAGGTTAAGGAAAGTACTGATGGCCGCCCCTGTTCCTCTCACAgacatggccatggagcaggGCCTACAGAGCATGCAAGACACCCAGCGTCGTGCTCTCCTCCTCCGGGCCCAAGCTGGGGCCATGCGAAGACAGCAGCGTGGGCTCCAAGGTCCCATGCAGCAGCTGCAGAATCAGCTCAAGCATTTGCAGGACATAGAGAG GAAGGCCAAAGTGGATATAAACTTTGGACCCTTGACATCAGCAGCCCTGagcctggagcctgtggtccTG GGCGATGTCCGAACGGCCTGCAGCCTCCGGACCCAGTTCCTGCAGAAGCTCCTGATGCCTCGGGCCAAGGGAGGCAGCATTCC ACACTGCTGACAAACCACCCTCCGGGCCATGTCCTGGCTGCCTTGGAGCATCTGGCTGCAGAGCGGGAGGCAGAGATCCAGTCCCTGTGCAGTGTGGATGAGCTCCAAGATACAGAGATAGCCAG CTCGGCCCCTAttctcagctcccaggccccagaCCAGCCCAACTCCAGCCAGGCCCTGCCGTCCATGGTGCATCTCATCCAG GAGGGCTGGCAGTCTGTGGCTGCACTGGTCACCCAGCGGGGCCCCCTCCTGGAGGACCATCAAATCCTGACCCGGCATCTCCAGGGCCTGATGGAGGACATGGAGAGATGTACCGTGGGATCCAGCGAGAG GCAGGCATTGGTGCTGGGGATCCGGAGCTCTGCCCTGTGGGCAGAACTCAAGGCCCTGCGTGCCATGAGCCAGGAGCTAGAGGAGGCTTCTGGGCAGCGGCAGCTTCTGCTCCAGGAGCTACAGGCCAAACAGCAGCGGATCCTGCACTGGCGCCAACTGGTG GAGGAGACGCAGGAACAGGTCCGCCTGCTCATCAAGGGCAACTCAGCCAGCAAGACGAGCCTGTGCCGGAGCCCTGGGGAG GTGCTAGCTTTGGTTCAGCAAAAAGTGGTCCCCACATCTGAGATGGTAGCACCACAGAGCCAGGAGCTGCTTCGGTGTCTAGAGGAGGAAGCCCAGCATCTGCCCCATCTTCTGCTGGGCACCCTGCTGCGGCACAGCCCTGAAGG GTTGCAGCCCCTCCCTACGGTCCTGCCATCCATCCACCAGCTGCATCCTGCATCCCCAAGAGGCTCCAGCCTCATAGTGTTGAGCCACACACTGGGGCTGCCCGCAGGGAAG gCTCCGGAGCTGCTCCTCCCGAAGGCTGCCTCTCTTCGCCAGGACCTTCTGTTCCTCCAGGACCAGCGAAGTCTCCGATGCTGGTATCTGCTCCACATGAAGACCAGCCTGCCGCCAGGACCATCCACCCAGG AGCTGCTGCAGATCCGGGCATCCCAGGAAAAGGAGCAGAAAGAGAACCTGGGGCGGGCTCTGAAGCGCCTGGAGAGCCTGCTGAAACGAGCACTGAAGCGAATCCCCGAGCTGCAGGGAGTTGTGGGGGACTG GTGGGAGCAGCCGGGGCAAGCCGCCCTCTCCGGGGAGCTCTGCCAAGGCCTGTCCCTGCCCCAGTGGCAGCTACGCTGGATCCAGGCCCAAGGCGCCCTGCAGCAGCTGTGCAGATGA
- the HAUS5 gene encoding HAUS augmin-like complex subunit 5 isoform X3, translating into MELSQQARELGCWAAEEMEAPVAARAPESTLRRLCLGQGADIWAYVLRHVHSQRNVKKIRGNLLWYGHQDSPEARRKLKLEAAVAHLRAEILELDQSLELLERETEAQDMAMEQGLQSMQDTQRRALLLRAQAGAMRRQQRGLQGPMQQLQNQLKHLQDIERNLSPNCTPLPRKAKVDINFGPLTSAALSLEPVVLGDVRTACSLRTQFLQKLLMPRAKGGSIPTPRDDLFGTSYQQWLSSVETLLTNHPPGHVLAALEHLAAEREAEIQSLCSVDELQDTEIASSAPILSSQAPDQPNSSQALPSMVHLIQEGWQSVAALVTQRGPLLEDHQILTRHLQGLMEDMERCTVGSSERQALVLGIRSSALWAELKALRAMSQELEEASGQRQLLLQELQAKQQRILHWRQLVEETQEQVRLLIKGNSASKTSLCRSPGEVLALVQQKVVPTSEMVAPQSQELLRCLEEEAQHLPHLLLGTLLRHSPEGLQPLPTVLPSIHQLHPASPRGSSLIVLSHTLGLPAGKAPELLLPKAASLRQDLLFLQDQRSLRCWYLLHMKTSLPPGPSTQELLQIRASQEKEQKENLGRALKRLESLLKRALKRIPELQGVVGDWWEQPGQAALSGELCQGLSLPQWQLRWIQAQGALQQLCR; encoded by the exons ATGGAGTTATCGCAGCAAGCGCGGGAACTGGGCTGCTGGGCGGCGGAAGAGATGGAGGCGCCCGTGGCCGCCCGGGCCCCGGAGTCGACGCTGCGCAG GCTGTGTCTGGGCCAGGGGGCCGATATCTGGGCCTACGTCTTGCGGCATGTGCACAGCCAGAG GAATGTCAAGAAGATCCGAGGAAACCTGCTCTG GTATGGCCACCAGGACAGTCCCGAG GCCCGTCGGAAGCTGAAGCTGGAAGCCGCTGTTGCCCACCTGCGGGCAGAGATCCTGGAGTTAGACCAGAGCCTGGAGCTGCTGGAGcgagagactgaggctcagg acatggccatggagcaggGCCTACAGAGCATGCAAGACACCCAGCGTCGTGCTCTCCTCCTCCGGGCCCAAGCTGGGGCCATGCGAAGACAGCAGCGTGGGCTCCAAGGTCCCATGCAGCAGCTGCAGAATCAGCTCAAGCATTTGCAGGACATAGAGAG gAACCTCAGCCCCAACTGCACTCCTCTCCCCAGGAAGGCCAAAGTGGATATAAACTTTGGACCCTTGACATCAGCAGCCCTGagcctggagcctgtggtccTG GGCGATGTCCGAACGGCCTGCAGCCTCCGGACCCAGTTCCTGCAGAAGCTCCTGATGCCTCGGGCCAAGGGAGGCAGCATTCC AACCCCTCGAGATGATCTCTTTGGAACTTCCTACCAGCAGTGGCTTAGCTCAGTGGAG ACACTGCTGACAAACCACCCTCCGGGCCATGTCCTGGCTGCCTTGGAGCATCTGGCTGCAGAGCGGGAGGCAGAGATCCAGTCCCTGTGCAGTGTGGATGAGCTCCAAGATACAGAGATAGCCAG CTCGGCCCCTAttctcagctcccaggccccagaCCAGCCCAACTCCAGCCAGGCCCTGCCGTCCATGGTGCATCTCATCCAG GAGGGCTGGCAGTCTGTGGCTGCACTGGTCACCCAGCGGGGCCCCCTCCTGGAGGACCATCAAATCCTGACCCGGCATCTCCAGGGCCTGATGGAGGACATGGAGAGATGTACCGTGGGATCCAGCGAGAG GCAGGCATTGGTGCTGGGGATCCGGAGCTCTGCCCTGTGGGCAGAACTCAAGGCCCTGCGTGCCATGAGCCAGGAGCTAGAGGAGGCTTCTGGGCAGCGGCAGCTTCTGCTCCAGGAGCTACAGGCCAAACAGCAGCGGATCCTGCACTGGCGCCAACTGGTG GAGGAGACGCAGGAACAGGTCCGCCTGCTCATCAAGGGCAACTCAGCCAGCAAGACGAGCCTGTGCCGGAGCCCTGGGGAG GTGCTAGCTTTGGTTCAGCAAAAAGTGGTCCCCACATCTGAGATGGTAGCACCACAGAGCCAGGAGCTGCTTCGGTGTCTAGAGGAGGAAGCCCAGCATCTGCCCCATCTTCTGCTGGGCACCCTGCTGCGGCACAGCCCTGAAGG GTTGCAGCCCCTCCCTACGGTCCTGCCATCCATCCACCAGCTGCATCCTGCATCCCCAAGAGGCTCCAGCCTCATAGTGTTGAGCCACACACTGGGGCTGCCCGCAGGGAAG gCTCCGGAGCTGCTCCTCCCGAAGGCTGCCTCTCTTCGCCAGGACCTTCTGTTCCTCCAGGACCAGCGAAGTCTCCGATGCTGGTATCTGCTCCACATGAAGACCAGCCTGCCGCCAGGACCATCCACCCAGG AGCTGCTGCAGATCCGGGCATCCCAGGAAAAGGAGCAGAAAGAGAACCTGGGGCGGGCTCTGAAGCGCCTGGAGAGCCTGCTGAAACGAGCACTGAAGCGAATCCCCGAGCTGCAGGGAGTTGTGGGGGACTG GTGGGAGCAGCCGGGGCAAGCCGCCCTCTCCGGGGAGCTCTGCCAAGGCCTGTCCCTGCCCCAGTGGCAGCTACGCTGGATCCAGGCCCAAGGCGCCCTGCAGCAGCTGTGCAGATGA